TCCATTAACTCTTTGTAATCAAAAGACAGATTATCAAAGAGTCGCATTCCTATTTGTGTGCCATATCAGAAGAAATCCCTTCTTAATTTTTCACTGCAAGAAGCCGAACTCAGACCACCAAACAACACCTATCCATCAGAACACATCATACCAAATTTTGGAGACAAAACTAGAATATAATGCAAAAGAAGTTAAATTGGAGTTTCAATCCAAACCACACAAAATACACAATCATTTGAATCATCTGGTGAAATCACTCGACACctcatgttaaatttttttctatttctagCATGTTAAGTTCTTTGAATCCAGCTTCTACCGTccctttcaatccaacaatttttccttcaattgCATCTTCAACCACCAATCTAAAAGCTCCAtgaaatttttcatttatttttcctttaacTCCTGTGATGTGACTTATAACAGCATTTTCCTCATTTTCTTTCACTGCctccataaaaaaaaacctgGTGGATGGAAGAGATATCCATCTCACCTGAAATAGCTTCGAAACTTGCTAATAAAACCCTATTTTTCTCACTCGAAGAGTTTTGAAACATTTGAGCTATCTCTAATATCTCTTCAGCCTCCATCTTCCCATGGATTCTATGAACTTCAAACCCTTTGTCTTTTAAAAAACTTTCAAGCCAGGTTAACAAGCGATCAAACTTTGAAATAACCAGTGACTTACTTTCTAAGCTATTAAGCATTACATCTGCTTTTGTGCTATCAGGACAGTTGAAAGGTGATGAAAAAACACTATCATCATCATGTAGCTCATCCCGACATAGAGCACACTTTTTATCTTTAAGACAAAAAATTTCCATACACGGTTGACAAAAGATATGTTTGCATTCTTTGGCGATGAATACTACAGGAAAAAACTTCAACTCAGAGTAACAGATGGGACATGCTGCTTCCTTTTCTTTAAGCTTAGTATTTATCTTCTCCTTGAGTTCAGAATTTCCTTGTATATCGCCTTTTTTCACGGCTAATGGTATGCTTGAAAGCATTTCTCGAAGCCTTAGGATGCATAGTTCTAGATCGAGAAATAGTTGTTTCTTTACTCTTTCTTCCTCAAGTGGTTGGCTACTAAGTTTCATATCCCTTAGTTTCTCTTTAACACGATGTTCAGCTATTAAGTAAAATCCTTTTTCTTCATCTGTGAGTTGAATGGGAATTGTTTTAACTATTTTTGAGCCAAGATGATATAAACTCTCTATGGCTGGTATAACATCTTCCAACTCTTCCtagcaaaaacagaaaaaacttagagtgtgtttggacgAGAGATTCTAGAAATccaagggattttaaatactaggcaattcaattgattcaattgaattcccttgatttttaaattccagtgtttggataaagtgttgaaattccatcaattgtaaaattctttgtttgggtaatgtaattgaatttccttcatttaattttatttattttaataaaatcgaccctaaacacaaaaaattggccgaaaaacctaaaatcgtccaaaaaacctaaaatgaCTATCAACCATTATATAAgccgaaaaaccgaaaaaattggcaaaaaaccataaaatcggccgaaaaaccctaaattcgaccataaatacaaaaacggctgaaaaacctaaaatcgtccaaaaacccaaaaatcggctgaaaacccaaaaaatcattcgaaaaaccaaaaatcgaccctaaacccaaaaaatcggccgaaaaaccaaaaatccaaaaatcgactataaaccctaaaattgaccgaaaaacccaaaaatcgactataaaccctaatatcggccgaaaatgggtttatagtcaatttttgggttttcggtcgattttaggtttttcggccgattttggagtttatagccgatttcaggattttgggtcgatttttggttttcggccgagttttttgggtttagggacgattttagatttttcagCCAAtgttttgggttttcagccgattttagggtttatagtcgattttagggtttttggacgAATTTAAGTTTTTCgatcgattttaggttttttggccgattttagggtttttggacgattttaagtttttcggtcgattttaattttttctgccgattttagggtttgtagtcgatttttgggattttggccgattttatgTTTTCGGCCgcttttttgggttttcggtcgatttttggtttttcggccgaattttttggttttcagacgattttagggtttatagtcttTTGCAAAGGTAGA
This portion of the Trifolium pratense cultivar HEN17-A07 linkage group LG3, ARS_RC_1.1, whole genome shotgun sequence genome encodes:
- the LOC123915016 gene encoding helicase-like transcription factor, encoding MKAIQEELEDVIPAIESLYHLGSKIVKTIPIQLTDEEKGFYLIAEHRVKEKLRDMKLSSQPLEEERVKKQLFLDLELCILRLREMLSSIPLAVKKGDIQGNSELKEKINTKLKEKEAACPICYSELKFFPVVFIAKECKHIFCQPCMEIFCLKDKKCALCRDELHDDDSVFSSPFNCPDSTKADVMLNSLESKSLVISKFDRLLTWLESFLKDKGFEVHRIHGKMEAEEILEIAQMFQNSSSEKNRVLLASFEAISVKENEENAVISHITGVKGKINEKFHGAFRLVVEDAIEGKIVGLKGTVEAGFKELNMLEIEKNLT